The Ovis aries strain OAR_USU_Benz2616 breed Rambouillet chromosome 11, ARS-UI_Ramb_v3.0, whole genome shotgun sequence genome window below encodes:
- the KRT25 gene encoding keratin, type I cytoskeletal 25 (The RefSeq protein has 7 substitutions compared to this genomic sequence) encodes MSLRLPSGSRRAGPRPTTGSLRLSGAGASFGAGNACSMPGIGSSFSCAFGSSSSGGNALGGNPCAGFTMNEGGLLSGNEKVTMQNLNDRLASYLENVRALEEANADLEQKIKGWYEKFGPGSCRGLDHDYSRYLPIIEDLKNQIIASTTSNANAVLQIDNARLTADVFRLKYENELALHQSVESDVNGLRRVLDVITLCRTDLEIQYETLSEELTYLKKNHKEEMQVLQCAAGGNVNVEMNAAPGVDLTVLLNNMRAEYEALAEQNRRDAEAWFNEKSASLQQQITEDVGATTSARNELTEMKRNLQTLEIELQSLLATKHSLECSLTETEGNYCAQLAQVQAQIGALEEQLHQVRTETEGQKLEYEQLLDIKVHLEKEIETYCLLIGGDDGACKSGGYKSKDYAAGNMGNQMKDPIRAIVVKKVLEEVDQRSKVLTTRLHSLEEKSQSN; translated from the exons ATGTCTCTTCGACTTCCCAGTGGATCCAGGAGGGCCGGTCCCCGTCCCACCACGGGCTCACTCAGGCTCTCCGGGGCAGGAGCCAGCTTCGGAGCTGGCAATGCTTGCAGCATGCCTGGAATTGGAAGCAGTTTCTCATGTGCCTTTGGGAGCAGCTCATCAGGAGGAAACGCCTTGGGGGGCAATCCCTGTGCTGGCTTTACTATGAATGAGGGGGGCCTCCTTTCTGGCAATGAGAAGGTGACCATGCAGAATCTCAATGACCGCCTCGCATCCTACCTGGAGAATGTCcgtgccctggaggaggccaacGCTGACCTGGAGCAGAAGATCAAGGGCTGGTATGAGAAATTCGGGCCCGGTTCTTGCCGTGGTCTTGATCATGACTATAGTAGATATTTCCCGATAATCGAGGATCTTAAAAACCAG ATCATTGCTTCCACCACCAGCAATGCCAATGCTGTTCTGCAGATCGATAATGCCAGGCTGACTGCTGATGATTTCAGACTCAA GTATGaaaatgagctggctcttcatcAGAGCGTAGAGAGCGATGTCAATGGGCTTCGCAGAGTTCTGGATGAAATCACCCTCTGCAGAACAGACCTGGAGATTCAGTATGAAACCCtgagtgaagagctgacttacctCAAAAAGAACCATAAAGAG gaaatgcaggttctgCAGTGCGCGGCCGGAGGCAACGTGAACGTGGAGATGAACGCAGCGCCCGGCGTGGACCTCACGGTTCTGCTGAACAATATGAGAGCCGAGTACGAAGCCCTGGCCGAGCAGAACCGCAGGGACGCTGAGGCTTGGTTCAACGAAAAG AGCGCTTCGCTGCAACAGCAGATCACTGAGGATGTGGGAGCCACCACCTCAGCCAGGAATGAGCTGACAGAGATGAAGCGCAACCTCCAAACACTGGAAATTGAACTTCAGTCTCTCCTAGCCACG AAACACTCCCTGGAGTGCTCCTTGACAGAGACGGAGGGCAACTACTGTGCACAGCTGGCCCAGATCCAGGCTCAGATCGGGGCCCTGGAGGAGCAGCTGCACCAAGTCAGGACCGAGACCGAGGGCCAGAAACAGGAGTATGAACAGCTCCTGGACATCAAGGTCCACCTGGAAAAAGAAATCGAGACCTACTGTCTCCTCATTGGTGGAGATGATGG GGCTTGCAAGTCTGGAGGTTACAAATCTAAAGACTATGCAGCTGGAAATATGGGAAACCAAATGAAAG atcCAATCAAAGCCATTGTGGTTAAGAAAGTCCTTGAGGAGGTAGACCAGCGCAGCAAAATACTTACCACCAGGCTCCACTCCCTGGAAGAGAAATCTCAAAGCAATTAA